One part of the Sphingopyxis sp. PAMC25046 genome encodes these proteins:
- a CDS encoding amidohydrolase family protein, with protein MKPLYLLPLALFGAALATPLAAQAPARTVIHAGHLLAEPGKPARGASTIVVEGGKILSIADGHQPAEPGATLIDLKDKYVLPGLIDSHVHLTSDAGGIAGQLEEITLSPAAQAFNAEVNGMKTLRAGFTTVRNLGDGDGATLALRDAILAGKVQGPRIVDAGASISGSAGHMDGSLGYRDELRPFFAGAGNTCNGADDCRRAVRLQIGRGADVIKFASTGGVNSRIGAGLGKQMFDDEARAIVETAHLFGKKVAVHAHGADGIRLAIDAGADSIEHGTILDDATIAAWAKSKTYYVPTLSTVNGYKERLAANPDTYEPDVLAKIKWRISITGKSLETLVPRGVRIAFGTDAGVSKHGRNGDEFELMVQHGMTPVEALKAATVNAADLLGLSEQIGTIAPGKSADIIAVASDPVADVRILKKVDFVMARGEVID; from the coding sequence ATGAAGCCGCTTTACCTCCTTCCGCTTGCGCTGTTCGGCGCGGCGCTCGCCACGCCGCTCGCCGCGCAGGCGCCCGCGCGCACGGTCATCCATGCTGGCCATCTGCTCGCCGAACCCGGCAAGCCCGCGCGGGGCGCGTCGACGATCGTGGTCGAGGGCGGCAAGATTCTGAGCATCGCCGACGGCCACCAACCCGCCGAACCCGGCGCGACGTTGATCGATCTCAAGGACAAATATGTCCTCCCCGGTCTCATCGACAGTCATGTCCATTTGACGAGCGACGCGGGCGGCATCGCCGGCCAGCTCGAGGAAATCACGCTCAGCCCCGCCGCGCAGGCCTTCAACGCCGAGGTCAACGGTATGAAGACGCTGCGCGCGGGTTTCACCACCGTTCGCAACCTCGGCGACGGCGACGGGGCGACGCTGGCGCTTCGCGACGCGATCCTCGCGGGCAAGGTGCAGGGACCGCGCATCGTCGATGCCGGTGCCAGCATCTCGGGCAGCGCCGGACATATGGATGGCTCGCTCGGCTATCGCGACGAGCTTCGTCCGTTTTTCGCGGGCGCGGGCAATACCTGCAACGGCGCCGACGATTGCCGCCGCGCGGTGCGGCTCCAGATCGGGCGCGGCGCCGATGTGATCAAATTCGCCTCGACCGGGGGCGTGAACAGCCGCATCGGCGCGGGTCTCGGCAAACAGATGTTCGACGACGAGGCACGGGCGATCGTCGAAACCGCGCATCTTTTCGGCAAGAAGGTCGCGGTCCACGCGCACGGCGCCGACGGCATCCGCCTCGCGATCGACGCCGGCGCCGATTCGATCGAACATGGCACGATCCTCGACGATGCGACGATCGCGGCATGGGCGAAGTCGAAGACCTATTATGTCCCGACGCTCTCGACCGTGAACGGTTACAAGGAACGCCTCGCCGCCAATCCCGACACCTATGAACCCGATGTGCTGGCGAAGATCAAATGGCGCATCTCGATCACCGGCAAAAGCCTCGAAACGCTCGTGCCCAGGGGCGTGCGCATCGCCTTCGGCACCGACGCCGGCGTCTCGAAGCACGGCCGCAACGGCGATGAGTTCGAGCTGATGGTCCAGCACGGGATGACGCCGGTCGAAGCCTTGAAGGCGGCGACGGTCAATGCCGCCGACCTGCTCGGCCTCTCGGAACAGATCGGCACGATCGCACCCGGCAAGAGCGCCGACATCATCGCGGTGGCGAGCGACCCCGTCGCCGACGTGCGCATACTCAAGAAGGTCGATTTCGTGATGGCGCGCGGCGAGGTGATCGATTGA
- a CDS encoding S8 family peptidase: protein MADANRLSRIQRMAGRSLPLLLGIVALSLAGCGGGGARPSPTPAPPPAPAPTPTPTPAPTPPPTGNFNTTETRMSDGVNFHRAITAYQAGATGQGILAGVIDDGIDQDSPEFAGRISSASADLAGSRGINGEGTHGTNVAQLLLGAKNDAGTFGIAFDASLLVLRADRPGSCATEDPSNDESGCRYPETAIAAGLDRAVSAGARVVNISLGGADPPGATLRAAVSRATAAGIIVIVAAGNDGDTSANGNDPNNPDRFAQGLRDAGGGLVVIAGSVDDSGAISAFSNRAGGYAGSYLSALGEGVCCAYENGALKTEGNFVFVLNGTSFAAPQVAGAVALIAEAFPNLSSQQIVSLLYQSARDAGAAGADGVYGQGILDIARAFQPMGATALTGTSTAVALDAPLGVLGGPMGDAGGAGTVGLVTDGFGRAFTVDFGGSLGLRRPDFKLSGAIGGLVRQQSAASSSLALSLVTAPGAGGTDALAGLSFHDAQRARTLAASVMTRLDARTRIGFAAGRGAGGLLAGERGESGYAMLIGDAAHEGLGFAASPGIGTVIRYNIFDNQYFSVILENGWVSGSRWQDDPLLRYRSGRDSRYQRLGAAWDGRFGPVRAALGASRLRESDSLLGARLGSVFGAGGATSVVGDASFTLDMRDDWQIAAAWRQMWTRPDARGLVAGGALWSTAFSFDLAKTQLLQAGDRAVLRFAQPLRVARGGIDLMLPIAHDYASGRTDFGRRTYNLAPTGRELVVEASYALSLFGGDLIANTWWRRDPGHIAAMPDDHGAALRFTKGF from the coding sequence ATGGCCGACGCGAACCGACTCAGCCGCATCCAGCGGATGGCTGGACGGTCTTTGCCCCTCTTGCTCGGGATCGTCGCACTATCGCTCGCGGGTTGCGGCGGCGGCGGCGCCCGCCCCTCACCCACCCCAGCACCTCCGCCCGCTCCCGCGCCGACACCCACGCCGACGCCCGCCCCCACTCCGCCGCCGACGGGCAATTTCAACACTACCGAAACGCGGATGTCCGACGGCGTCAATTTCCACCGCGCGATCACCGCCTATCAGGCAGGGGCTACCGGGCAGGGCATATTGGCGGGCGTCATCGACGACGGCATCGATCAGGACAGCCCGGAATTCGCCGGGCGCATTTCGTCTGCTTCGGCCGACCTCGCCGGATCGCGGGGAATCAACGGCGAAGGGACCCACGGCACCAATGTTGCACAGCTCCTGCTCGGCGCAAAGAATGACGCGGGCACCTTCGGCATCGCCTTCGACGCCAGCCTGCTCGTGCTGCGCGCCGACCGGCCGGGTAGCTGCGCTACCGAGGATCCGTCGAACGATGAAAGCGGCTGCCGCTATCCCGAAACGGCGATCGCCGCGGGGCTCGACCGTGCGGTCAGCGCGGGGGCGCGTGTCGTCAACATCTCGCTCGGCGGCGCGGATCCGCCCGGCGCGACGCTGCGCGCCGCCGTCTCGCGCGCGACCGCGGCGGGGATCATCGTCATCGTCGCGGCGGGCAACGACGGCGACACGAGTGCGAACGGCAACGATCCGAACAACCCCGATCGCTTTGCGCAGGGGCTGCGCGATGCCGGCGGCGGGCTCGTCGTGATCGCCGGGTCAGTCGACGACAGCGGCGCGATCTCGGCGTTCAGCAATCGCGCGGGCGGCTATGCGGGGTCCTATCTCTCCGCGCTGGGCGAGGGGGTGTGCTGCGCCTATGAAAATGGCGCGCTCAAGACCGAGGGCAATTTCGTCTTTGTCCTCAACGGCACCAGCTTCGCCGCCCCGCAGGTCGCGGGCGCGGTGGCGCTGATCGCAGAGGCCTTTCCCAATCTTTCGAGCCAGCAGATCGTCTCGCTTCTTTACCAGTCGGCCCGCGATGCCGGTGCCGCCGGCGCCGACGGCGTCTATGGTCAGGGTATCCTCGACATCGCGCGCGCCTTTCAGCCGATGGGGGCGACGGCGCTGACGGGGACTTCGACCGCCGTCGCGCTCGACGCGCCGCTCGGCGTCCTCGGCGGTCCGATGGGCGACGCGGGCGGCGCGGGCACGGTCGGGCTCGTCACCGACGGCTTCGGGCGTGCCTTTACCGTCGACTTCGGCGGATCGCTTGGCCTCCGCCGCCCCGATTTCAAGCTGTCGGGCGCGATCGGCGGCCTCGTCCGCCAGCAAAGCGCCGCCAGTTCTTCGCTCGCGCTGTCGCTCGTCACCGCGCCCGGCGCGGGCGGTACCGACGCGCTCGCCGGGCTGTCCTTCCACGATGCGCAGCGCGCGCGCACCCTTGCTGCCTCGGTGATGACGCGCCTCGACGCGCGGACGCGTATCGGCTTCGCGGCGGGGCGCGGCGCCGGCGGGCTGCTCGCGGGCGAGCGCGGCGAAAGCGGCTATGCGATGCTGATCGGCGACGCCGCGCACGAAGGGCTGGGCTTTGCCGCGAGCCCGGGCATCGGCACCGTTATACGATATAATATATTTGATAATCAATATTTTAGCGTCATACTGGAAAATGGCTGGGTCTCCGGCTCGCGCTGGCAGGATGACCCTCTCCTCCGCTACCGCTCGGGCCGCGACAGCCGCTACCAGCGCCTCGGCGCCGCGTGGGACGGCCGCTTCGGCCCCGTCCGCGCCGCGCTCGGCGCCAGCCGGCTCCGCGAATCGGACAGCCTCCTCGGCGCCCGTCTCGGCTCCGTCTTCGGCGCTGGCGGTGCGACCAGCGTCGTCGGCGACGCCAGCTTCACTCTCGATATGCGCGATGATTGGCAAATTGCCGCCGCCTGGCGCCAGATGTGGACCCGCCCCGATGCCCGTGGCCTCGTTGCGGGCGGCGCGCTTTGGTCGACCGCCTTCTCCTTCGACCTCGCCAAGACCCAACTGCTGCAAGCCGGCGACCGCGCCGTGCTCCGCTTCGCCCAGCCTTTGCGCGTCGCGCGCGGCGGCATCGACCTGATGCTCCCCATCGCGCACGACTATGCCAGCGGCCGGACCGATTTCGGCCGCCGCACCTATAATCTCGCGCCGACCGGGCGCGAACTGGTGGTCGAGGCGAGCTATGCGCTTTCGCTGTTCGGCGGCGACCTCATCGCCAACACATGGTGGCGCCGCGATCCCGGCCACATCGCCGCGATGCCCGACGACCACGGCGCGGCGCTTCGCTTTACGAAGGGCTTCTGA
- a CDS encoding pyrimidine 5'-nucleotidase, with protein MPAALDHIESWIFDLDNTLYAPSAKLFDLIDERMGAFIMRLLNVDSIEARRVQKQYFHDHGTTMAGLMRHHGVHPEDFLVDVHDIALDRLSVDARLRAGLERLPGRKLVFTNADADYAARVLEARGIADLFDGICDIRVTRYTPKPDAAAYDMMVAHLGVDPAKSLFVEDMARNLTPAKRLGMTTVWLDNGSESGHRDHLPDHVDFHATDIADWLDTLPSPWGIS; from the coding sequence ATGCCCGCCGCGCTCGACCATATCGAAAGCTGGATCTTCGATCTCGACAACACGCTCTATGCGCCGTCGGCGAAACTGTTCGACCTGATCGATGAGCGCATGGGCGCCTTCATCATGCGGCTTTTGAACGTCGATTCGATCGAGGCGCGGCGGGTGCAGAAGCAATATTTCCACGATCATGGCACGACGATGGCGGGGCTGATGCGCCACCACGGCGTGCATCCCGAGGATTTCCTGGTCGACGTCCATGATATCGCGCTCGACCGGCTGAGCGTCGACGCGCGGCTGCGCGCCGGGCTCGAGCGGCTGCCGGGGCGCAAGCTGGTCTTCACCAACGCCGATGCCGATTATGCCGCGCGCGTACTAGAAGCGCGCGGGATCGCCGACCTGTTCGACGGCATCTGCGACATCCGCGTCACGCGCTATACGCCCAAGCCCGACGCGGCGGCTTATGATATGATGGTCGCACACCTCGGCGTCGATCCGGCGAAGAGCCTGTTCGTCGAGGATATGGCGCGCAACCTGACCCCGGCGAAGCGGCTGGGAATGACGACCGTGTGGCTGGACAATGGCAGCGAAAGCGGCCATCGCGACCACCTGCCGGACCATGTCGATTTCCACGCGACCGACATCGCCGACTGGCTCGATACCTTGCCTTCACCTTGGGGAATTTCATGA
- the dapD gene encoding 2,3,4,5-tetrahydropyridine-2,6-dicarboxylate N-succinyltransferase, with product MTTDLQSTIEAAWDARDTLGLTTTGAVREAVEAALAGLDDGSYRVAERDAGGTWQVNQWLKKAVLLSFRLNDMEIIEGGAGGATWWDKVPSKFAGWGENRFRDAGFRAVPGSIVRRGAFISKGAVLMPSFVNIGAYVGEGSMVDAWATVGSCAQIGANVHLSGGAGIGGVLEPLQAGPVVIEDGAFIGARAEVAEGVIVREGAVLSMGVYLGASTKIVDRATGEVFMGEVPAYSVVVPGSLSGKPLPDGTPGPSLYCAVIVKRVDAKTRAKTGINELLRD from the coding sequence ATGACGACCGACCTGCAGAGCACGATCGAAGCCGCGTGGGACGCGCGCGACACGCTGGGGCTGACCACGACCGGCGCGGTGCGCGAGGCGGTCGAGGCCGCGCTCGCCGGGCTCGACGACGGCAGCTACCGCGTCGCCGAGCGGGATGCGGGCGGCACGTGGCAGGTCAACCAGTGGCTGAAGAAGGCGGTGCTGCTGTCGTTCCGCCTAAACGACATGGAGATCATCGAGGGCGGCGCCGGCGGCGCGACCTGGTGGGACAAGGTGCCGTCGAAATTCGCGGGATGGGGCGAGAACCGCTTTCGCGATGCGGGCTTTCGCGCGGTCCCCGGATCGATCGTCCGCCGCGGCGCCTTTATCAGCAAGGGCGCGGTGCTGATGCCGAGCTTCGTCAACATCGGCGCCTATGTCGGCGAGGGATCGATGGTCGACGCCTGGGCGACGGTCGGCAGCTGCGCGCAGATCGGCGCGAACGTCCATTTGTCGGGCGGCGCGGGGATCGGCGGCGTGCTCGAACCGCTGCAGGCGGGGCCGGTGGTGATCGAGGACGGCGCCTTCATCGGCGCACGCGCCGAGGTCGCCGAAGGCGTGATCGTACGCGAGGGCGCGGTGCTGTCGATGGGCGTCTATCTCGGCGCGTCGACCAAGATCGTCGACCGCGCGACGGGCGAAGTCTTCATGGGCGAGGTTCCCGCTTATTCGGTCGTCGTGCCGGGTTCGCTGTCGGGCAAGCCGCTGCCCGACGGGACGCCGGGGCCGTCGCTTTATTGCGCCGTCATCGTCAAACGCGTCGACGCCAAGACGCGCGCCAAGACCGGGATCAACGAGCTGCTGCGCGACTGA
- the gpmA gene encoding 2,3-diphosphoglycerate-dependent phosphoglycerate mutase, giving the protein MPQLILIRHGQSQWNLENRFTGWWDVDVTEKGAAEAWAAGELMKTKGVAPDTCFTSLQTRAIKTLNLALEAMGRLWLPVTKDWRLNERHYGGLTGLDKAETAAKHGDEQVKIWRRSFDIPPPPLEAGSEWDLSTDPRYAGIDIPSAESLKDTIERVLPYYEAAIVPELAAGKTVLISAHGNSLRALVKHLSGISDADITGLEIPTGQPIVYDLADDLTARERYYLSER; this is encoded by the coding sequence ATGCCCCAGCTCATCCTCATCCGTCACGGCCAGTCGCAGTGGAATCTCGAAAACCGCTTCACCGGCTGGTGGGATGTCGATGTCACCGAAAAGGGTGCGGCCGAAGCCTGGGCGGCGGGCGAACTGATGAAGACAAAGGGCGTCGCGCCCGACACCTGCTTCACCTCGCTCCAGACGCGCGCGATCAAGACGCTCAACCTCGCGCTCGAGGCGATGGGGCGCCTCTGGCTCCCCGTCACGAAGGACTGGCGCCTCAACGAACGCCATTACGGCGGCCTCACCGGGCTCGACAAGGCCGAGACCGCGGCGAAGCACGGCGACGAACAGGTCAAGATCTGGCGCCGCAGCTTCGACATCCCGCCGCCGCCGCTCGAGGCCGGATCGGAATGGGACCTGTCCACGGACCCGCGCTACGCCGGTATCGATATCCCGTCGGCCGAAAGCCTCAAGGATACGATCGAGCGCGTGCTTCCCTATTATGAAGCCGCGATCGTCCCCGAACTCGCGGCGGGAAAAACGGTGCTGATCTCGGCGCACGGCAACAGCCTCCGCGCGCTCGTCAAGCATCTCTCGGGCATTTCGGACGCCGACATCACCGGCCTCGAAATCCCGACCGGCCAGCCGATCGTCTACGACCTCGCCGACGATCTGACCGCGCGCGAGCGTTATTATCTCAGCGAGCGGTAA
- a CDS encoding Hsp20 family protein, whose protein sequence is MRNSFDWTPYRRSTVGFDRLFDFLETGGSGAENYPPFDIEKVADDHFRITVAVAGFKPDEIDITAQQNMLTVSGRKAPVAEGEARQLLYSGIATRAFERRFQLADFVRVSEADLADGLLTIDLVREVPEAMKPHKIAIGGTQPAIEDKKAA, encoded by the coding sequence ATGCGTAACAGCTTTGACTGGACCCCCTATCGCCGTTCGACCGTCGGGTTCGACCGGCTGTTCGATTTCCTCGAAACCGGCGGGTCGGGCGCCGAAAATTATCCACCCTTCGACATCGAGAAGGTCGCCGACGACCATTTCCGCATCACCGTGGCAGTCGCGGGATTCAAACCGGACGAGATCGATATCACCGCGCAGCAGAATATGCTGACCGTGAGCGGCCGCAAGGCGCCGGTGGCCGAGGGCGAGGCGCGCCAATTGCTCTATAGCGGCATCGCGACGCGTGCGTTCGAGCGCCGCTTCCAGCTCGCCGATTTCGTGCGGGTGAGCGAGGCCGACCTCGCCGACGGACTGCTGACGATCGACCTGGTGCGCGAAGTGCCCGAGGCGATGAAGCCGCACAAGATCGCGATCGGCGGCACGCAGCCGGCGATCGAGGACAAGAAGGCAGCGTAA
- a CDS encoding GNAT family N-acetyltransferase yields the protein MSEAGGGWRIVEDDLSGAAIRALLEQHFAGMLANSPAESCHFLDFDGLRAGEVTFWSIHRGDDLAGCGALKMLDARHGEIKSMRTHDAFLRQGVAARMLAHIIGEARSRGLDRLSLETGSGPAFEPALSLYARHGFEECEPFADYKPDPFSRFMTRAL from the coding sequence GTGAGCGAAGCGGGCGGCGGCTGGCGGATCGTCGAGGACGATCTGTCGGGCGCCGCCATCCGCGCGCTGCTCGAGCAACATTTCGCGGGCATGCTTGCCAATTCGCCCGCCGAGAGCTGCCACTTCCTCGATTTCGACGGGCTGCGCGCGGGCGAGGTGACCTTCTGGTCGATCCACCGCGGCGATGACCTCGCGGGCTGCGGTGCCTTGAAGATGCTCGATGCGCGGCATGGCGAGATCAAGTCGATGCGCACCCACGACGCCTTCTTGCGGCAGGGCGTCGCCGCACGCATGCTCGCCCATATCATCGGCGAAGCGCGCAGCCGCGGTCTCGACCGCCTCAGTCTCGAAACCGGATCGGGTCCGGCTTTCGAACCCGCGCTTTCACTTTACGCGCGCCACGGTTTCGAAGAGTGCGAACCCTTCGCCGACTATAAGCCCGACCCGTTCAGCCGCTTCATGACGCGCGCGTTATAG
- a CDS encoding M14-type cytosolic carboxypeptidase, whose amino-acid sequence MTISINAAFDSGNIVVENVDGTSARLSIRKDRESDFFQWFHFRVACSVGDALEFAIAGLAESAYPDGWPGYAACASYDRETWFRLETNYDAGTLTIRHTAESPLLWIAYFAPYSMERHHDLIASVAECEGVTYRCLGTSLEGQPIDCLEMGSGDTQVWLYARQHPGESMAEWWMEGALEKLTDTADPHTRSLLGKCRFHIVPNMNPDGSRRGHLRTNYAGVNLNREWDNPTVERSPEVLAVRNAMDESGVDWAMDVHGDEAIPAVFLAGFEGIPSLKSEQTEKYKAFEAALAANTPDFQVDLGYEQSAPGKANLSMSTTQLAERFGAVTMTLEMPFKDNRDLPDPERGWSPERSKLLAHACLATLDQML is encoded by the coding sequence ATGACCATCAGCATCAACGCCGCTTTCGACAGCGGCAATATCGTCGTGGAAAATGTCGACGGCACGTCGGCGCGCCTTTCGATTCGCAAGGATCGCGAATCGGACTTTTTCCAGTGGTTCCACTTTCGCGTTGCGTGCAGCGTCGGCGACGCGCTCGAATTCGCGATCGCCGGGCTGGCCGAATCGGCCTACCCCGACGGCTGGCCGGGCTATGCCGCCTGCGCGAGCTACGACCGCGAAACCTGGTTCCGCCTCGAAACCAACTATGATGCCGGCACCCTGACCATCCGGCACACCGCCGAAAGCCCGCTCCTCTGGATCGCCTATTTCGCGCCTTACTCGATGGAACGCCACCACGACCTGATCGCCTCGGTTGCCGAGTGCGAGGGCGTGACCTACCGCTGCCTCGGCACCAGCCTCGAAGGCCAGCCGATCGACTGCCTCGAAATGGGTAGCGGCGACACGCAGGTCTGGCTTTATGCGCGCCAGCATCCGGGCGAATCGATGGCCGAATGGTGGATGGAAGGCGCGCTCGAAAAGCTCACCGACACGGCCGACCCGCACACGCGCTCGCTGCTCGGCAAATGCCGTTTCCACATCGTCCCGAACATGAACCCTGACGGCTCGCGCCGCGGCCATCTGCGCACCAACTATGCCGGGGTGAATCTCAACCGCGAATGGGACAATCCAACCGTCGAGCGCAGCCCCGAGGTGCTCGCCGTCCGCAATGCGATGGACGAAAGCGGCGTCGACTGGGCGATGGACGTCCATGGCGACGAGGCGATCCCCGCGGTCTTCCTCGCGGGTTTCGAAGGCATCCCGTCGCTGAAGAGCGAGCAGACCGAGAAATATAAGGCGTTCGAGGCGGCGCTCGCCGCGAACACGCCCGATTTCCAGGTCGACCTTGGCTATGAACAATCGGCGCCGGGCAAGGCGAATCTGTCGATGTCGACGACGCAGCTCGCCGAACGCTTCGGGGCCGTCACAATGACGCTCGAAATGCCGTTCAAGGACAATCGCGACCTGCCCGACCCCGAACGCGGCTGGTCGCCCGAACGATCGAAACTGCTCGCCCACGCCTGTCTCGCGACGCTGGACCAGATGTTGTGA
- a CDS encoding DUF4136 domain-containing protein, with amino-acid sequence MTRHVSAALLAAAALALGGCATAVPPVEVTRFHTNAAPSWAPGTRYAIATAPLDAPGTFDAPRTRPPGAAMPSLEWNSYRAAVDQQLQRQGLVPAGSGERAPLLVRISFDRAEQLPEGGRSPVSVGVGGSTGSYGSGVGLGIGINLGGGPKRMADLQLFVRIDNAATGQALWEGRALTAVPVKAPANQPSLAAAKLAEALFKDFPGESGRTISVK; translated from the coding sequence ATGACGCGTCATGTTTCTGCCGCCCTGCTCGCCGCAGCGGCGCTCGCTCTCGGCGGCTGTGCCACCGCGGTTCCACCGGTCGAAGTCACGCGCTTTCATACCAACGCGGCGCCAAGCTGGGCGCCGGGCACGCGCTACGCCATTGCGACCGCCCCGCTCGATGCGCCGGGGACGTTCGATGCTCCCCGGACACGGCCCCCGGGCGCGGCGATGCCCTCGCTCGAATGGAACAGCTACCGCGCCGCGGTCGACCAGCAGCTCCAGCGGCAGGGGCTGGTCCCCGCCGGATCGGGCGAACGCGCGCCGCTCCTCGTCCGCATATCCTTCGACCGCGCCGAACAGCTGCCCGAGGGCGGCCGCTCGCCCGTATCGGTCGGGGTCGGTGGTTCGACCGGCAGCTATGGTTCGGGCGTGGGTCTCGGCATCGGCATCAATCTCGGCGGCGGTCCGAAGCGGATGGCCGATCTCCAGCTGTTCGTCCGCATCGACAATGCCGCCACCGGGCAGGCGCTGTGGGAAGGCCGCGCGCTGACCGCGGTTCCGGTCAAGGCGCCGGCCAACCAGCCCAGCCTCGCCGCGGCGAAATTGGCCGAAGCCCTATTCAAGGACTTCCCCGGCGAATCGGGACGCACTATCAGCGTCAAATGA
- a CDS encoding cell wall hydrolase, producing the protein MTAASMLLLAEPGFASDLAADANIPAIILPGADAPAVEEQANLPTEIETPVEDGKTIETETEAEASPAPVTAASLSELVAATPKLAEIDPELRCLAGAVYFESRGESLPGQLAVAHVVINRAQSGRFPKSLCGVVLQKSQFSFVRGGRMPAIRQGAQWNNAVAIAQIARDGSWKNHAPGALFFHARYVSPGWRKTRVAQIDNHIFYR; encoded by the coding sequence ATGACTGCCGCCTCCATGCTGCTTCTGGCGGAACCGGGCTTCGCAAGCGATCTTGCCGCCGACGCCAATATCCCCGCCATCATCCTCCCGGGCGCCGATGCGCCGGCGGTCGAGGAACAGGCGAATCTTCCGACCGAAATCGAAACTCCGGTCGAAGACGGTAAAACGATCGAGACCGAAACCGAAGCCGAGGCGAGCCCGGCGCCGGTGACCGCCGCTTCGCTGTCCGAACTCGTCGCCGCGACGCCCAAGCTGGCCGAAATCGATCCAGAACTTCGCTGCCTCGCCGGCGCGGTCTATTTCGAATCGCGCGGCGAATCGCTCCCCGGCCAGCTCGCGGTCGCGCATGTCGTGATCAATCGCGCCCAGTCGGGCCGCTTCCCCAAGAGCCTGTGCGGCGTCGTCCTTCAGAAAAGCCAGTTCAGCTTCGTGCGCGGCGGCCGGATGCCGGCGATCCGCCAGGGCGCCCAGTGGAACAACGCCGTCGCGATCGCCCAGATCGCGCGCGACGGCAGCTGGAAGAACCACGCCCCCGGCGCGCTCTTTTTCCACGCGCGCTACGTCTCGCCCGGCTGGCGCAAGACGCGCGTCGCGCAGATCGACAATCATATCTTCTATCGTTGA
- a CDS encoding DUF1491 family protein encodes MTRLKSRFLVDLLIRRAEAAGGFAAILAKGDDTSGIILVQCSDRGEPGPLLERRFGPDGHYIWEDVGPTDAKDGESRTNYQERRRRADPDLWIIELDIADAPRLVAEWAALT; translated from the coding sequence ATGACTCGCCTCAAAAGCCGCTTTCTCGTCGACCTGTTGATTCGCCGCGCCGAAGCCGCCGGGGGTTTCGCCGCAATTCTCGCCAAGGGCGACGACACGTCGGGAATCATTCTCGTCCAGTGCAGCGATCGCGGTGAGCCCGGCCCCCTGCTCGAACGGCGCTTCGGCCCCGACGGCCACTATATCTGGGAGGATGTCGGCCCGACCGACGCAAAAGATGGTGAATCGCGCACCAATTATCAGGAGCGGCGGCGAAGGGCCGATCCCGATCTGTGGATCATCGAACTGGATATCGCAGATGCGCCACGACTCGTCGCGGAGTGGGCCGCGTTAACTTGA
- a CDS encoding PTS sugar transporter subunit IIA, producing MNLSSLLYPATVRAHVQLDSKKALFPFVGDLASRSLGLDAGEVSEALLERERLGSTGFGRGIALPHAKMADLGGVRGLFLQLARPIDFNAVDGLPVDLLFVLLSPLDAGADHLKALAGVSRMLRNEAIADRLRGAKNDEALYALLADTETRDAA from the coding sequence ATGAATCTTTCTTCCCTTCTCTATCCGGCGACCGTGCGCGCGCATGTTCAGCTCGATTCGAAAAAGGCACTTTTCCCCTTCGTCGGCGATCTCGCCAGCCGTTCGCTCGGCCTCGACGCCGGCGAAGTCAGCGAGGCTTTGCTCGAACGCGAGCGTCTGGGTTCGACGGGTTTCGGACGCGGGATCGCGCTGCCGCATGCCAAGATGGCCGACCTCGGCGGCGTGCGCGGCCTTTTCCTGCAACTGGCGAGGCCGATCGATTTCAACGCGGTCGACGGGCTTCCGGTCGACCTGCTTTTCGTCCTGCTCTCGCCGCTCGACGCCGGGGCCGACCATCTGAAAGCGCTCGCGGGCGTGTCGCGGATGCTACGCAACGAGGCGATCGCCGACCGGCTGCGCGGTGCAAAGAATGACGAGGCGCTCTACGCGCTGCTCGCCGACACCGAAACGCGTGACGCGGCGTAG